In Limibacter armeniacum, the sequence CATTTCAACTCAATGCTTAGAAGTTTTGCTCTAACTTTATCTGCTATCAGTTTGAGGTTATTTAAATGGATTATTGTTTCAACTTTCGCTTTACCTCCTATGGATACTTATAAAATTGTTTCTTGGTTGGGCTGGGGTGTAAACATCTTGATTGTTGAAATCTATATTATAAGTAAAAAAGCAACTTAGCAAGTTCTGAAAGGCATTGCTAATGAATCAAAACCCATTGCTAAAAGGCTTGTGATATCTTCAGAAAATTGCATCTTCTAAGAATTTAACGATGGAAACGTACAAGTTTCTAAGTACTTAATAGGTAGCGAAAAGTGCTATGGGCTGTACCTGGGACATTAATATCCAGCTAATGAAAATACTGGAAACCAAAAGATTATATCTCAGAGAAATGACACCGGATGATGCAGAAGATATTTATCGACTAAATCTGGATTGGGATCATATTAAATACACGGGTGATAAACCATTTGAGAGTATTCAAGAAGCAAAACGGTTTTTAGAAAATTATAGTCACTATAGGACTTATGGATTTGGAAGGTGGGCGGTAATTGAAAAAGACTCAGACAAATTTCTAGGTTGGTGTGGACTTAAATACACTCCTGAATTAGAGGAATATGATATTGGATTTAGATTCTTTAAGGAGTATTGGAATAAAGGAATTGGAAGCGAAGCAGCTAAAGCATGTCTTGACTATGGGTTTTCGAAGTTTGGTTTGACACGTATTGTTGGACGTGCAATGAAAGATAATTTAGGATCAATTAGGGTACTTGAAAAAATTGGACTAGAGTATTTGGGTGAATATGATTTTGATGGGGAAGCAGGTGTTATTTATGAAATAAAAAAATTGAACAAAGGAAAGGTTTAGTCAGCACTGAGGAAATTGGAGTGTATTTATTTTACTACAGGGATGCTTGAAAAAGAAACAACGATTAATGAATAGGTTGGTTTCCCGAACTTCTAGCAATATTTTTGGATGATAATTCTTTTTGGACTTGTGTCTGCTTTAATACAGACCTTTAAATATGCAGAAGTATGAAAATGATTACAATGGCGGGGGTTCTGTCTATCCTTTTTGCTGTAAACCTTTTTGGACAGTCATCAGTAGCTATCACAATCGATGATGTACCAAATACTGTCAAGTTTGAACGGGATGGTTTTCATTCAAAGCTGATGGATAAGCTAGATTCCATGGATATTCCCGTGGCTATTTTTATCAATGAAGGACTCTTGTTTAAGACAGATTCAATGGTTGAGAATTTCGCCTTGCTGAATGAATGGGCAAAACGGGAAAATGTTACTTTGGGTAACCATACTTTCAATCACTCAAGTTATTCTGAAGTAGGCTTTGATACATTCAAGCTAGATGTAGATAAAGGAGCATACCTGACTCAAGAGCTATCCACTAAATATCAGAAAGAGCTAAAATACTTTAGGTTTCCTTACAATAACTTGGGTAAAGACTCCCTGCAACATCAGGAAATAAAGGACTACTTGATAGGTCAGGAATATATAATTACACCTTTTACAGTAGAGAGTTCTGATTGGATGTTCAGCTACATTTATGAGCATTACTTGAAGGAGGGAAAGAAAGAAGAAGCCAAAAGGGTAGCAGAGACCTATATTGAAAAAACACTGGCGTATTTTGATTTCTATGAAGCCATGGTAGCCGAGCAATATGGTAGGAAAATCAAGCATATTTACCTTTGTCATGACAATAGCTTGAATGCGGATTATCTTGAAATCCTGATTACAAAACTGAAAGAAAGGGACTACAATTTTATCAGCCTTGATGAGGCGATGGGAGACAAGGTTTACCAGCAAAAGGACTTGTACACAAAACAATGGGGAGTCTCTTGGCTTTACCGTTGGATGTCAGACAATAAAGAGAGAACTAAGCTGATGAAACAAGAACCTGATATGAGTGCAATACAAGAGGAATACAAAAAGATAACATCAAATACAACTCCATAAGACTTGCCAAGCCCTTCCAAAATGGAAGGGCTTTATAATTGTATATTATTACTTGCCTTATTAAGCCCAAAATCATAATTTATATAAATGTTCTCACAGAATTGTGCAGAAAATCAGCCATAACTAACTTGGGTTTGCCCCAACACGATTTTATCTCATAGATTAGCCTATCCGATTTATTAACATGTTAAAAGCAGCCACACCTTATACCTTACATCAGTTTGATGTAGAGCATCAGATTCTTTACACGAGTGCACTTAGGGATACAGCCCCCTTTGTGGCAACGGATTACTTCAAGGAGTTAGATACTGTACATATGTGTCTTATGAAATATAACCCCCGATATTGGTTAGTGGACTTTCGTTTGCAACTGGTTTATTTTTCTCCTTTGGAAGTCACAAAACATACACCACGATGGAAACTGATCCTTCAGGATACAGTTCTGGAAAGAGTGGCAATTATTGCTGATAATAACAATAATGATTCAGTTAATTATGCCAACCAAGTAGTATTAGAGTTGAGTCACCTGAACGACTCATTGCCAATCGACATTCAATATGGACGGTTTATATTGAAGCAAGATGCTATGAAATGGCTGCTTGGGTAAAATTATATCAAGAAATCGATGAACCTTAACCTGATTTGAAATGCAAAAAACTGTAACCAATTTCTTCTTACATCATTTTGATGACGAGCATTTGCTGATGCATTCAGAAGGAATGTCCTCCATGGTTCCATTTACAAGGACGGAGTATCTGCATGAAGTGGATATTACCTTGTCGTTACTGTTTAAGTATGACCCACAAGGTTGGTTGATTGATTTTACCAAACACGTTCGAAAGTACTCCTCAGATGAGATTGCCAGAATCGCTGATATATGGGTGCCAGTACTTCAGGAGACCCACCTAAAAAAAGTAGCGTATGTTGTAAAGAGCGATTCTTTCTCTACAGAATATGCAAACAACTTACTCAATGAAACCAAGCAGCCACAGAACAGTTTGCCTATCCATTTTCGCTGGTTCCATGATTGGGATGAAGCGATGTTCTGGTTGTTGTAATTAGTACCTTTATTAATGCCTTATCGAGGCTTACTCCTGTTTTGTCAGGGGTAAGCCTTTTTTGTTTTAGCCATACGATAGTATAGATAAAGAAAGACTGCCTAATGAACTTGCCAATATTTTAGGGATTCTAAAATGTGATTTTTTGTAGGAAATACACTTTTTAACCTGTCGCTTTCTATGTAGTTATTCCAAAATTCACTATTCTGAAAAAATATGAATATAAGTATTGGTAGTTAAACTATGCCATTAATGCAGTTATAGGGTGGTTTTGGGCATACTGATACATTCCCAAAAAAATGCTATACATATGTTAATTTATGAATAAACACTAACAGCCTATTTTTTCAGATTTGACTATTCCATCGATGCGAATAACCCAAAGCTGTTGACTAAACCCAACACTAAAAACGACAACACATGTTTTAAATAATTGTACTATCATGTATCAGAAACTACGATATCATGGCTACTCTACAGGCATGAAACTGATCGCTACCATAGGAGCGCTCTTGCTTTCAACTGCCTTGATGGCTCAAACAAAAGTAACAGGAACAATCTCCACAGAAGCAGGCGAACCACTGCCGGGGGTGAACATCATGATTGAAGGAACTACCAAAGGTGTAATCTCTGACCTTGATGGGCGATACAGTGTATTGGTATCAGAAGGAGAAAGCGTTTTGGTAGTAAGTTATATAGGTTATGTAACTCAAAAAATTGAAATCAACGGACGAAGCGCTATTAACGTCTCACTGGCTGAAGATATGGAAGCCTTGGAGGAGGTAGTAGTAGTGGGTTACGGTACTGTCAAGAAAAAGGATCTGACAGGTTCCGTGGCGGGCGTTGATGCAGCTGTATTGGCAGAGAGAGGAACTACCAGCCCGATTCAAGCACTCCAAGGTAGTGTGGCAGGTGTACAGATCAACAACTCAACGGGTCGTGTAGGTGATGGATTCAATCTGACCATTAGGGGTAAAAACACAGTGAACAGTAGTGCTAACGCACCATTATATGTGGTGGATGGAGTAATCACAGATGGTATAGACTTCCTGAACCCTCAGGACATTGCAAAGATTGACATCCTAAAAGATGCCTCTTCAGCAGCAATTTACGGATCAAGAGGTTCCAATGGTGTTGTTTTGATTACGACTAAAAGTGGAGCATCTATTCCAAGTGGTACAACTGTTTCATTCGACACTTTTTATGGCACTAAGAATCCGGCAAGACTGCCTAAGATGATGAGTCCTGAAAAATGGAAGTACTACCATATGTCAGCTTATTTGGCGACTAACTATTCGGAAGGTATGACATCTGAAGAGTTTTATGACAAAGTAGTATCGCCAAGTAAGAATGCTGTTCTGCGTGAGCGTATGGATAACAATGATGGCTATGACTGGTATGATGCAGTTTTGAAGCCAGGTATGCAGTCTAACAGTTACTTGTCAATTACGCACAGAAATGGCAGGTCTTCTTATACGTTAGGTGCAGGCTACCAACAGGAAACGGGTAATATTGAGAATGAAGGGTTGGAGAAGTTCACACTACGATCAAGCATTGATCAGGAAATGAGTGACAGACTGAAAGTAGGGGGTAGTTTTGC encodes:
- a CDS encoding GNAT family N-acetyltransferase; the encoded protein is MKILETKRLYLREMTPDDAEDIYRLNLDWDHIKYTGDKPFESIQEAKRFLENYSHYRTYGFGRWAVIEKDSDKFLGWCGLKYTPELEEYDIGFRFFKEYWNKGIGSEAAKACLDYGFSKFGLTRIVGRAMKDNLGSIRVLEKIGLEYLGEYDFDGEAGVIYEIKKLNKGKV
- a CDS encoding polysaccharide deacetylase family protein, which codes for MKMITMAGVLSILFAVNLFGQSSVAITIDDVPNTVKFERDGFHSKLMDKLDSMDIPVAIFINEGLLFKTDSMVENFALLNEWAKRENVTLGNHTFNHSSYSEVGFDTFKLDVDKGAYLTQELSTKYQKELKYFRFPYNNLGKDSLQHQEIKDYLIGQEYIITPFTVESSDWMFSYIYEHYLKEGKKEEAKRVAETYIEKTLAYFDFYEAMVAEQYGRKIKHIYLCHDNSLNADYLEILITKLKERDYNFISLDEAMGDKVYQQKDLYTKQWGVSWLYRWMSDNKERTKLMKQEPDMSAIQEEYKKITSNTTP